Proteins from a single region of Pseudorasbora parva isolate DD20220531a chromosome 22, ASM2467924v1, whole genome shotgun sequence:
- the grm6b gene encoding glutamate receptor, metabotropic 6b isoform X2 — MVDIVKAMGWNYVSTLASEGNYGESGVDAFIQISREAGGLCIAQAIKIPREPRPGEFDKIIKRLMETSNARGVIIFANEDDIKRVLEAAKRANLTGHFLFVGSDSWGAKISPILNQEDVAEGAVTILPKRASIEGFDQYFTTRSLENNRRNIWFAEFWEDDFKCKLTRPGVRGDSGLRKCTGEERISRDSAYEQEGKVQFVIDAVYAMAHALHSMHIDLCPGSMGVCDKMDPVDGRMLLSYIRAVNFNGSAGTGVMFNENGDAPGRYDIFQYQLSNTTSPGYKFIGQWTNHLRLSAEEMQWSGGDRVVPDSVCSFPCESGERKRMVKGVPCCWHCELCDGYQYLLDEFNCDTCPFDMRPTPNRTGCRPTPIIKLEWSSPWAIIPVFLAVLGILATSGVIITFIRFNDTPIVRASGRELSYVLLTGIFLIYFITFLMIAEPGAVVCAFRRLLLGLGMCISYSAMLTKTNRIYRIFEQGKKSVTPPKFISPTSQLIITFILISVQLLAVFIWFGVMPPHTNVDFDELRPPNPEYARGILKCDMSDLSLIGCLSYSMGLMVTCTVYAIKSRGVPETFNEAKPIGFTMYTTCIIWLAFVPIFFGTSQSTEKMFIQTTTLTVSMSLSATVSLGMLYIPKVYVIIFHPEQNVQKRKRSFKAVAQAATVSTHLSQKSSDKQNGETKVEPDRSQ, encoded by the exons GAGGTCTTTGCATCGCACAGGCCATTAAAATTCCTAGGGAGCCAAGACCAGGAGAGTTTGACAAGATCATCAAAAGGCTAATGGAGACATCCAATGCCAGAGGGGTTATTATCTTCGCTAATGAAGATGACATCAA gCGTGTCTTGGAAGCAGCAAAGAGAGCCAATCTCACAGGTCACTTTTTGTTTGTGGGATCTGATAGCTGGGGAGCAAAAATCTCACCCATCCTGAACCAGGAGGACGTGGCTGAGGGTGCAGTTACCATCCTCCCCAAGCGGGCATCCATTGAGG GGTTTGATCAGTACTTCACCACAAGATCTCTGGAAAACAACAGGAGGAACATCTGGTTTGCTGAGTTTTGGGAAGATGACTTCAAATGCAAACTGACACGGCCTGGAGTCAGAGGCGACAGCGGGCTGAGGAAATGCACAG GAGAAGAACGAATCAGCCGGGATTCGGCATACGAGCAGGAAGGGAAAGTGCAGTTTGTGATCGACGCTGTGTATGCCATGGCCCATGCTCTTCATAGCATGCACATAGACCTTTGTCCAGGTTCAATGGGCGTTTGTGACAAAATGGACCCGGTGGATGGAAGAATGCTGCTGAGCTACATCCGTGCTGTCAATTTTAATG GAAGTGCCGGAACAGGTGTGATGTTTAATGAAAACGGTGACGCCCCAGGACGATACGATATCTTCCAGTACCAGCTTTCCAATACCACCAGCCCGGGATATAAATTTATCGGCCAGTGGACCAACCATTTACGACTCAGT GCTGAGGAGATGCAGTGGTCTGGAGGGGATAGAGTGGTTCCAGACTCGGTTTGCAGCTTCCCCTGTGAGTCTggggagaggaagaggatggTGAAGGGGGTGCCGTGCTGCTGGCATTGTGAACTATGTGATGGCTATCAGTACCTATTGGACGAGTTTAACTGTGACACCTGTCCCTTTGACATGAGGCCCACCCCTAACCGCACGGGCTGCCGTCCCACTCCCATCATCAAGCTGGAGTGGAGCTCTCCGTGGGCCATTATCCCAGTGTTTCTGGCAGTGCTGGGCATTCTTGCTACATCAGGAGTCATCATCACCTTCATCCGCTTCAACGACACCCCCATAGTCCGAGCTTCGGGCCGAGAGCTCAGCTATGTTCTCCTGACGGGCATCTTCCTCATCTATTTCATCACCTTCCTCATGATTGCCGAGCCAGGCGCAGTGGTGTGTGCGTTCCGCAGGCTGCTCTTGGGGCTGGGCATGTGCATCAGTTACTCTGCCATGCTCACAAAAACTAATCGAATCTACAGGATCTTTGAGCAGGGAAAAAAATCAGTCACACCGCCAAAATTTATCAGCCCCACGTCCCAGCTGAtcatcacatttattttgatcTCAGTACAG CTCCTGGCTGTTTTCATTTGGTTTGGAGTGATGCCCCCTCACACAAATGTCGACTTTGATGAGCTACGTCCACCCAACCCGGAGTATGCCCGTGGGATCCTGAAATGTGATATGTCAGATctgtctctgattggctgtctgaGCTACAGTATGGGGCTGATGGTCACATGTACAGTCTATGCCATCAAGAGCAGAGGGGTTCCTGAGACCTTCAATGAGGCCAAACCCATCGGCTTCACTATGTACACCACCTGTATCATCTGGTTGGCCTTTGTTCCCATATTTTTTGGAACATCACAATCCACAGAAAAG ATGTTCATTCAGACCACCACGCTGACCGTGTCCATGAGCTTGAGTGCCACGGTGTCCCTAGGCATGCTGTACATCCCTAAAGTCTATGTCATCATCTTCCACCCAGAGCAGAACGTTCAGAAGCGCAAGCGCAGCTTCAAAGCCGTGGCCCAGGCAGCCACTGTTTCCACTCATCTCTCGCAGAAATCCAGCGACAAGCAGAACGGAGAGACCAAAGTTGAACCTGATAGATCCCAATAA
- the mon1bb gene encoding vacuolar fusion protein MON1 homolog B has product MDPSSQLTGNTEEVKIFDPSILPQSLDQIDIAYSDSDVPSENNCVNEDHSMPSDPEGILESADPTSEENNQPQEPSTDMQKLHIDDDRSLCAGGSETDSGKASEDSALIDNGHDESGEFVVTVLARGKIEEQGMGIKGASSPLCETGTPLGPPSHRNEDVTADSWRQHRKHVFVLSEAGKPIYSRYGSEEALSSTMGVMMALVSFVQSGDNIIRSVYSDEHTVVFMQRGPLVLVSVSSSRQSEQQLRNELLYVYNQIVSMLTQASITRIFEHKKNYDLRRLLAGSEKILDGLLNLVDSDPSLLLTAVHCLPLASSLRDSLSQILQKAITPNLVFSILIAKNQLLTIVQEKMVIDDTRLEPADLHLLLNLIGASSAFQAGEIWTPICLPSFNPDCYFYAYISYLDPPECTVCLVLLSTDKEAFYSVAECKRKIEEAMQTQNALNSISKAHSYSVSQVGVSDLRHFMYKPFDVPDNYRQLTQFTSPEMEAPYGSEEERMRLLDLYRDMHGRIHSTSRPLKLIYHVAERETLLAWVTSKFELYTCFSPLVTKTCAINAITKLLRWIKKEEDRLFIRYPPKYSTTPNPSKSSKGDAH; this is encoded by the exons ATGGATCCGAGCAGTCAACTAACTGGGAATACGGAGGAGGTGAAGATATTTGATCCATCCATTCTTCCACAGAGTCTTGATCAGATAG ATATTGCTTATTCGGACAGTGATGTCCCATCAGAAAACAATTGTGTGAATGAAGACCACAGTATGCCTTCAGACCCAGAGGGGATCTTGGAGTCAGCAGACCCTACATCAGAGGAGAACAACCAACCACAAGAGCCTTCAACAGATATGCAGAAGCTCCATATTGATGATGATAGGTCTCTGTGTGCCGGGGGTTCGGAGACTGATTCTGGGAAAGCATCTGAGGACTCTGCATTAATTGACAATGGCCATGATGAATCGGGTGAGTTTGTTGTGACCGTGTTAGCCCGGGGGAAGATAGAAGAGCAAGGAATGGGAATTAAAGGAGCCTCGTCCCCTCTATGCGAGACCGGCACACCTCTGGGACCCCCCTCGCATAGGAACGAGGATGTGACGGCGGATAGCTGGAGACAGCACAGGAAGCATGTGTTTGTGTTGAGCGAGGCTGGGAAGCCCATTTATTCCCGATATGGAAGCGAGGAGGCTCTCTCCTCCACTATGGGAGTGATGATGGCTTTGGTGTCCTTCGTGCAAAGTGGAGACAACATCATTCGTTCAGTCTACTCCG ATGAGCACACGGTTGTGTTCATGCAGCGGGGTCCTCTGGTGCTTGTGTCCGTCTCCAGCAGCCGTCAGTCAGAGCAGCAGCTCCGGAACGAGCTGCTCTACGTCTACAACCAGATCGTCAGCATGCTTACGCAGGCCAGCATCACCCGCATCTTTGAGCACAAGAAAAACTACGACCTGCGTCGTCTGCTGGCCGGCTCCGAGAAGATTCTCGATGGCCTCCTTAACCTCGTGGACTCAGACCCCAGCCTCTTACTCACTGCTGTGCACTGTCTCCCCTTGGCCTCATCTCTCAGGGACTCTCTCAGTCAGATTCTTCAGAAGGCCATCACACCCAACCTGGTCTTCTCCATCCTCATAGCCAAGAACCAGCTGCTCACCATAGTGCAAGAAAAGATGGTGATCGACGATACCCGACTGGAGCCTGCCGACCTCCACCTTCTGCTGAACCTCATTGGGGCTTCGTCCGCCTTTCAGGCCGGGGAGATCTGGACGCCCATCTGCCTGCCCAGTTTTAACCCTGACTGTTACTTTTATGCATACATCTCCTATCTGGACCCTCCTGAATGTACTGTTTGTCTAGTTCTTCTTTCCACCGATAAAGAAGCGTTTTATTCGGTGGCCGAGTGTAAGAGGAAGATCGAGGAGGCTATGCAAACGCAGAATGCGCTGAACTCCATATCGAAAGCTCACTCTTACAGTGTTAGTCAGGTGGGGGTGTCTGACCTCAGGCATTTCATGTACAAGCCCTTTGACGTGCCAGACAATTATCGGCAGCTAACGCAGTTCACCAG CCCAGAGATGGAGGCCCCTTACGGCAGTGAGGAGGAGCGGATGAGACTCCTGGACCTGTACAGAGACATGCACGGCCGTATCCACAGCACCTCACGCCCCCTCAAGCTCATCTACCACGTGGCCGAACGGGAGACTCTGCTGGCCTGG GTCACGAGTAAATTTGAATTGTACACGTGCTTCAGCCCCCTTGTCACGAAAACCTGTGCCATCAACGCCATCACCAAACTGCTCCGCTGGATCAAGAAGGAAGAAGACCGTCTGTTTATCCGATACCCTCCGAAATACTCCACAACCCCCAACCCTAGTAAGAGCTCTAAAGGAG ATGCACACTGA
- the otud5b gene encoding OTU domain-containing protein 5b: protein MTILPKKKPASTAGSGDHTDEPDRRGGSESHPHPLAGRSGSRPRASPPPWTYQATPHTSREERRIEASARPQPASPQPGAAGAPVVQCEGNANSVVVAGRVELPCGAGGVGSCCSGPGLSKRRRQAVCSSGLTGGGGRVGGGGGGGGGGGSPVSEPEDGAGGNNSEDEYENAARLQLVDPATVEQQEEWFEKSLMEKKGFEIKKMKEDGACLFRAVADQVYGDQDMHDVVRKQCMDYLTKNADYFSSYVTEDFTTYINRKRKNNCHGNHIEMQAMAEMYNRPVEVYQNGVEPINTFHGIQENNDEPIRVSYHKNIHYNSVVNPYKASVGVGLGLPSFKPGFADQCLMKNAIKTSEESWIEQQMLEDKKRASDWEATNEAIEEQVARESYLQWLQDQEKQARQPRKASATCSSATAATSSGFEDWGCRSPRQRSSTSSPEHPGPAHPEPPVKPPSPAGASLVLPKPPSPCAPGPSHQSSANSSLVSRYPTLGYRTLMQDMSPTAFGLTDWEDDDVLASVLAASQQEYLDSLKKNAMHRESSPDCS from the exons ATGACAATCCTCCCAAAGAAGAAaccggcttctacagccggtaGCGGCGATCATACGGATGAACCGGACAGACGAGGCGGCTCTGAGTCGCACCCTCATCCCCTCGCAGGACGATCGGGGTCCCGACCCAGGGCCTCTCCGCCGCCATGGACATACCAGGCCACACCGCACACGTCCAGGGAGGAGCGGCGGATCGAAGCGAGCGCTCGCCCGCAGCCTGCCTCGCCGCAGCCCGGTGCCGCTGGTGCTCCAGTCGTGCAGTGTGAAGGGAACGCGAACTCGGTTGTGGTCGCAGGTCGTGTCGAGTTACCCTGCGGCGCAGGTGGCGTTGGAAGCTGCTGCTCGGGACCCGGACTCAGCAAGCGAAGACGACAGGCGGTCTGCTCCAGCGGTTTGACAGGTGGAGGAGGTAGAGTGGGAGGCGGCggcggaggaggaggagggggcgGTAGTCCAGTCTCGGAACCCGAAGACGGAGCTGGAGGCAACAACAGTGAGGATGAGTATGAGAATGCGGCCAGACTTCAGCTTGTGGACCCCGCCACGGTCGAGCAG CAAGAAGAATGGTTTGAGAAATCCTTAATGGAAAAGAAAggctttgaaataaaaaaaatgaaggaAGATGGAGCATGCCTTTTCAGAGCAGttg ctgATCAAGTATATGGGGACCAAGATATGCATGATGTGGTACGGAAGCAGTGTATGGATTACTTG ACGAAAAATGCGGATTACTTTTCGAGTTATGTCACAGAGGATTTCACCACATACATTAACAGAAAGAGGAAGAACAACTGCCATGGGAACCACATTGAGATGCAGGCCATGGCAGAAATGTACAACCGGCCGGTGGAGGTTTACCAGAATGGCGTAG AGCCAATTAATACGTTCCACGGCATTCAAGAGAACAACGATGAGCCGATACGTGTCAGTTACCACAAAAACATCCATTATAATTCTGTGGTGAATCCCTACAAGGCCAGTGTTGGGGTGGGGCTGGGCCTCCCCTCCTTTAAACCGGGG TTTGCTGACCAGTGTCTCATGAAAAATGCTATAAAGACGTCTGAGGAGTCTTGGATTGAGCAGCAGATGTTGGAGGACAAGAAGAGAGCATCAGATTGGGAAGCCACCAATGAGGCCATCGAGGAACAGGTTGCCCGTGAGTCCTACTTGCAGTGGCTTCAGGACCAAGAAAAGCAAGCGAGACAG CCTCGTAAAGCTAGTGCCACCTGCAGCTCTGCCACAGCCGCCACATCCAGTGGCTTTGAGGACTGGGGATGCAGGTCCCCTCGCCAGCGCAGCTCCACCTCCTCTCCAGAGCATCCTGGCCCAGCTCACCCTGAACCCCCCGTCAAACCCCCCTCCCCAGCAGGAGCCTCGCTGGTTCTTCCCAAACCCCCATCACCATGTGCCCCAG GTCCAAGTCATCAGTCTTCTGCCAACTCTTCCCTTGTTTCTCGCTACCCAACCCTGGGCTACAGGACTCTAATGCAGGACATGTCACCTACTGCCTTCG GTTTAACAGATTGGGAAGATGATGACGTTTTGGCTTCAGTTCTGGCTGCTTCACAACAAGAATACCTCGATAGCTTGAAGAAAAATGCAATGCACAGAGAATCTTCTCCAGACTGCAGCTGA
- the brpf3a gene encoding bromodomain and PHD finger-containing protein 3, with product MRKLRKRVGQSRAGGFGRGMVRGEEQVQVGPSSHGDMDALLCPPSPCRLNFSMTRDTLTYAQAQKMVEIELEGRLHRINISDQLSVVTEDEMLAQDLTECNSNKENSEQRQGNKQTVSKSKRKDGKHTVKKRSGSQYGLQSQVAHSQIPLPKPTFRKVDTFTASDAPPLPVAYYRYIEKSGEELDNEAEYDMDEEDMAWLEMVNQKRVSDGHASVPPDTFELLIDRLERESILESRSQALSQSTIDEDAYCCVCLDDECLNSNVILFCDICNLAVHQECYGVPYIPEGQWLCRRCLQSPSRPVDCVLCPNRGGAFKQTSDGSWAHVICAIWIPEVCFANTVFLEPVEGVKNIPPARWKLTCYLCKQKGRGASIQCHKANCYRAFHVTCAQRAGLYMKIDPVRETGAHGTTFTVKKTAYCENHSPPGMGNEGDEDNGLVGGRGNRGQRSYTLGPPLQQNQNGRKKGSAAQQKKTQKNPGTSRKTGVPLLLVPQIPSFRLNKICTGVSVERKNQFMQRLHNYWLLKRHFRNGVPLIRRLHSHLQAQKSEQREPDAKLQAVREELKYWQKLRQDLEKARLLIELIRKRERLKREQMKLQQAALELQLTPALVFLRSTLEQLQEKDIDHIFTTPVNLKEVPDYLEFVSEPMDFSSMHDKLEAHKYSSVADLENDFNLMISNCLRYNSNDTVFHKAATQLREVGGAILRHAQHQALSIGLDPSTGMHLPDKPSSHNATVSWCDEVDLLLDPENRVHMCPEDQLKTLLDKLDLVASMRTSGGRTKRMRLLRREINSLRHKISHQDRNSRLMNGKMKEEKSKEGKKEEKMDYITSNTDPKKSTSQKVQKPTCPASSPLPGDSPPNPPMFCLETGRTTTPAQSNKPGSRKQRTKGKERGLRENHNQTFKEDENFHTKEEDTSPQEEDAVNRVSSAESLSDSPKMGVGRRTSILFKKAKNGARQTKEKPVLLQNGVSKAENDASPEQTTPGKLLSAPPAPKSPSPSPHQLRSRGLSSCSDNEGEKAHSPPEENGFTNGLKRQSGNSSDSDSCIPTFPTHSSSPPKRSRGKPALSKVPVGEEEIEVTNTSRDTSQNDDEMEPLTLVWAKCRGYPSYPAMVVDPNMPREGILHNGIPIPVPPIDVLDLGKRRQEETEDKLFLVLFFDTKRTWQWLPLDKLHHMGIDDTVDRLRLMEGKKPNVRKSVHMAYDRAMTHLSHVQENSTFNPSNFI from the exons ATGAGAAAGTTAAGGAAACGAGTTGGCCAATCCAGGGCTGGAGGCTTTGGCAGAGGAATGGTCAGAGGAGAGGAACAGGTTCAAGTCGGTCCATCCAGCCATGGCGACATGGACGCTCTACTCTGTCCACCTTCTCCGTGCAGACTGAACTTCTCTATGACCAGAGACACGCTTACATACGCACAAGCTCAGAAAATGGTGGAGATTGAGCTGGAGGGAAGGCTCCACCGGATCAACATCAGTGACCAGCTCTCCGTCGTAACCGAGGATGAAATGCTGGCTCAGGATCTGACAGAGTGCAACAGTAACAAAGAGAACAGTGAGCAAAGACAGGGAAACAAACAAACTGTGTCTAAAAGCAAGAGGAAAGATGGCAAACACACAGTCAAAAAGAGATCTGGCTCTCAGTATGGCTTGCAAAGCCAGGTCGCTCATTCACAAATCCCCCTGCCAAAACCTACGTTTCGTAAAGTGGACACTTTCACAGCCTCAGATGCCCCTCCTCTTCCGGTGGCTTATTATCGCTACATAGAGAAGTCAGGGGAGGAGCTGGACAACGAGGCAGAGTATGACATGGACGAAGAGGACATGGCTTGGCTAGAAATGGTGAATCAGAAGCGTGTGTCCGATGGCCACGCTTCCGTCCCCCCTGATACTTTTGAGTTACTGATTGACCGCCTTGAGCGAGAGTCCATTTTGGAGTCCCGCAGCCAGGCGCTGTCACAGAGCACCATTGACGAGGATGCCTATTGTTGCGTTTGCCTTGACGACGAGTGTCTCAACAGCAACGTCATATTGTTCTGTGACATCTGCAACCTCGCAGTGCACCAGGAATGTTACGGGGTGCCTTACATCCCAGAGGGCCAGTGGCTGTGCAGGCGCTGTCTACAATCCCCATCACGACCTGTCGATTGTGTCCTCTGCCCGAATCGGGGAGGTGCATTCAAACAAACTAGCGACGGAAGTTGGGCCCACGTCATCTGTGCCATATGGATCCCTGAAGTGTGCTTTGCCAACACTGTATTCCTTGAGCctgtggagggagtgaagaacATTCCTCCTGCGCGATGGAAGCTCACTTGTTACCTGTGCAAACAGAAAGGCAGGGGGGCGTCTATTCAGTGCCACAAAGCAAACTGCTACAGGGCGTTTCACGTCACTTGTGCCCAGAGAGCCGGTCTCTACATGAAAATCGACCCTGTGCGGGAGACCGGCGCACACGGCACCACTTTTACTGTGAAGAAAACTGCATATTGCGAAAACCACTCGCCCCCTGGCATGGGCAACGAGGGTGATGAAGACAATGGGTTGGTTGGGGGCAGGGGTAACAGAGGTCAGAGATCCTACACATTAGGCCCTCCACTGCAGCAGAACCAAAACGGGCGAAAAAAAGGTTCAGCCGCACAACAGAAGAAAACGCAGAAGAATCCTGGGACCTCGCGGAAGACAGGAGTGCCCCTCCTGCTGGTGCCGCAGATACCCTCATTTAG gcTCAACAAGATTTGCACAGGGGTTTCTGTTGAAAGGAAAAATCAGTTTATGCAGAGACTCCACAATTACTGGCTTCTGAAGCGCCACTTTCGCAACGGAGTGCCACTCATCCGCCGGCTCCATTCCCATCTACAGGCTCAGAAGTCTGAGCAG AGAGAGCCAGACGCAAAGTTGCAGGCTGTCAGGGAAGAGCTGAAGTATTGGCAGAAGCTTCGACAGGACCTGGAAAAAGCCCGACTTCTTATTGAGCTCATACGAAAGAGGGAGAGACTTAAAAGAGAACAG ATGAAACTTCAGCAGGCTGCACTGGAACTGCAGCTCACCCCTGCGCTGGTGTTTCTGCGCTCTACACTGGAACAGCTGCAGGAGAAAGACATTGATCATATTTTCACCACACCAGTCAATTTGAAAGAG GTTCCAGATTATCTGGAATTTGTTTCTGAGCCGATGGACTTCTCTTCAATGCATGACAAACTGGAGGCCCATAAATACTCATCAGTGGCTGACTTGGAGAATGATTTCAATCTCATGATATCCAACTGTCTGAGATACAACTCCAATGACACAGTGTTCCATAAAGCTGCCACGCAGCTCCGAGAGGTGGGCGGGGCTATCCTGAGACATGCCCAACATCAGGCTCTCAGCATAGGCCTTGATCCCAGCACAGGCATGCACCTGCCAGACAAGCCCAGCTCCCACAATGCCACAGTCTCCTGGTGCGATGAAG TTGACTTGCTTTTGGACCCTGAAAATCGCGTGCACATGTGTCCTGAGGACCAGCTAAAAACCCTGCTGGACAAACTGGATCTGGTGGCGTCTATGCGCACCAGCGGAGGCCGTACAAAACGCATGCGCCTGCTGCGCAGAGAAATTAACAGCCTCCGTCACAAGATCAGCCACCAGGACCGCAACTCACGACTGATGAATGGGAAAATGAAAGAGGAGAAGAGCAAAGAGGGAAAGAAGGAGGAGAAGATGGATTACATAACCTCCAATACAG ACCCCAAAAAATCAACATCACAGAAAGTGCAAAAACCCACTTGTCCAGCCTCTTCACCTTTACCTGGAGATTCCCCACCAAACCCGCCTATGTTCTGCCTTGAGACGGGACGGACCACCACTCCAGCGCAGTCAAATAAACCTGGCAGTAGAAAACAGAGGACGAAAGGAAAAGAAAGGGGCCTGAGAGAAAATCACAATCAGACTTTCAAAGAAGATGAGAACTTCCACACAAAAGAGGAGGATACCAGCCCTCAAGAGGAGGACGCTGTCAACAGGGTTTCCTCCGCAGAGAGCCTGTCTGATTCACCCAAGATGGGTGTGGGTCGTCGGACATCAATCCTCTTCAAGAAAGCAAAAAACGGAGCCAGACAGACAAAGGAAAAGCCTGTTTTATTGCAAAATGGAGTCAGCAAAGCTGAAAATGATGCATCGCCAGAGCAGACCACACCAGGCAAATTATTATCAGCACCACCAGCCCCAAAGTCGCCCTCTCCGTCCCCTCACCAGCTGAGATCCAGAGGACTGAGTTCATGCTCAGACAATGAAGGCGAAAAGGCCCACTCTCCGCCAGAAGAGAACG GCTTCACAAATGGACTCAAGAGACAAAGCGGCAACTCGTCAGACTCAGACAGCTGCATTCCTACCTTCCCAACACACAG TTCCTCACCGCCAAAAAGAAGTCGTGGTAAACCAGCTCTCAGCAAAGTTCCTGTTGGTGAGGAGGAGATTGAAGTTACTAATACAA GCAGAGACACTTCTCAAAATGATGATGAGATGGAACCTCTTACATTGGTTTGGGCAAAATGTCGTGGGTACCCCTCATATCCTGCAATG GTTGTCGATCCTAACATGCCCCGAGAAGGGATTCTTCACAACGGCATTCCCATCCCAGTGCCTCCTATAGACGTTTTGGATCTGGGTAAACGCAGACAGGAGGAGACAGAGGACAAGCTCTTTCTTGTGCTGTTTTTCGATACAAAAAGAACCTG GCAGTGGCTGCCATTGGACAAGCTCCATCACATGGGCATTGATGACACTGTAGACAGACTACGTCTGATGGAGGGCAAGAAACCCAATGTGCGGAAGTCAGTGCACATGGCATACGACAGGGCGATGACACACTTGAGTCATGTGCAGGAAAACTCGACTTTTAACCCCTCAAATTTTATATAA